GAGGTTCAAGCTCTTTCTTTAAAACGGCAACATCAAATGCAGAATAATTGGCTATAAAATCAATAATATTTTTCGAAAACAACCAGTTTTGATGCTTATATCCATATTTACGCCAAAAATCCAAAGCAAATGAGCTCTTCTCATTACTTTGAATCAATTCTTTATTATTTAATTGCTTTTCTTCACGTTTCGTGTAAGCCTCATTCAAAAACTGACCTCTTATATATCCGGCTCCTTTACATATTTCATGCTTATTTTCATGAGTCAACGATCCATTTCTATACTCCGTAGAAACAGCCAATGTAAACTGAAGTAACTTTTGTGTGATCTCTCTTTGATCCTCATTACAAAATTGCTTAAACCAGGCATCTGATTTTAGATTTTCTAGCCCGCTGTATATGTCTTGAAAATGCACAAGTGCATATGACAAAATTCGCAAGTTATTGGATCCATAAGCGAAGTGCTTAAGAATAAAGTCTCTTTCCGATTCTAAGTATTTGCGATAAGAAGGTGATCCCTTAAACTTGGATTCCACAAACTCTTCAAAAACATCTTTGATCGAAATACCAAAAGGCATACTAACTCCCACTACCTTTTCCTTTAGAGCAGCATATCGGTCAGCTTTTATTTTATTTTCATTTACAAGGATGACTATTTTGGCACTTTTATTTTCAACCAGATCATTGATATAACCCATTAATTCGCCGTAGTCTAGTTTTGAACTTATGCGCTCAAAGTCATCAAAACAAAGCACAAAATTTGATACTTCTGGATTCAGATCATTTTTTTTTACAAGTTCACCAACTTTAAAAGTTGGAATGCAATTTTTGAATTCAATTCGACTTGAGATCTCATAAAATAATAGCTTTAATTGTCGAGATGCTTGTCTCGGTATTTTTTTACCAAGCCTGGCAATAGATAGGCTCAGAGATGAAAAAAGTCGGCTTTCAATATCCTTGATAGATTCTATCCCGAATAGCGAAACTCGAACACACTCATATCTTTTTCGATTATCCGAAGGCAAGGGGGTATTTGTAGCTATCTTCTTTAATATCTGTTCATAATAAAAAGTCTTGCCTACTCCCCATTCTCCACTTATCATGAGGGCATAGTCTGTCTTCTGCTGTAGGTATCGCTCAAAAATCTCTTTCATCTTTCTTGCTATAACTATTTGCAAATTTTCGCAAGCAAGATATATGCAGATATTCCCACAGTCAAGTCCCCCAGAATATAGGCTTTTTTATCTTGATCTGGAACCGTATCACCCCACGTATAATTTGTAAAGCTACCAGCTCATTCTACGCTGCTATTTTAGCAGAGCCCCGTCCATTTTTCCCTTAAGATTTTTGCCTCAGCCGGGGGGCCTAGTGGTTCAGCACATACAGCACAATGTTGGTGCCCATCTGCAGGGCTTTCAGGCGTAGCTCCTCGGGGTTGTGGTGCACCTCGGGGTCTTCCCAGCCGTCTCCCAGGTCGGCCTCGTAGGTCAGCAGGCACAGCAGCCGTCCCTCGTGCAGGATGCCGAAGAGCTGGGGTGGCTTGCCGTCGTGTTCATGTATCTTGGGGATGCCCTGCGCAAACTCAAACTGCTGGTGGTACACCGGGTGGGTAAAGGGTATCTCCTGAAAGTCGTATTCGGGGAATACCTTTTTCATCTCTCGGGTGATGTAGGGGTACAGCCCATAGTTGTCGTCCATCAGGAAGAAGCCGCCTGCCAGCAGGTACTTGCGCAGGTTGGCCGCCTCGGCATCGGTGAACGCTACATTGCCGTGCCCGGTCATGTAGATCATGGGGTATTGAAAGATCTGGCTACTGCCCGGCTCCACCACCTCTTCCTCCAGGTACAGGTTGGCGCGCGTATGCTGGCGTATAAAGGCAAAGAGGTTGGGCAGGCTGCTGGGGTTGGCATACCAGTCTCCGCCGCCCTCATATTTCAGCTTGGCAATTTTGAAGCTAGCCAGCTGGGCACCAGCCCCCACGGGGCCTAGCAGCAGCCAGGAGAGCAAAGCCAGGAGGAATGTATTCACGCCTTAAATTAACGAAGAACTCGGATTAAATTAACGAAGAACTCGGACAGAACGTTGCCCCAGGGCGCAGATCCCGGCAGCAGATGTGCCGGGCTGGTTTTTTTGCGGGGGGCTTCGCACCGCCCGCCGGGTTATGGGCCCCCCGCTATGAGAGCCCGGATAGGCTATGCCGGCGAATCCGCCTAACTTGGGGGTTGTTTCATGCCAGTGGCCTATTTGTGTGTGGGGGCCTGCATTGTATAGTACCATGGAGTTTGTAGAAAAATCGATACAGGCGTATGCCGATGCGCACACCGAGCCGGAGCCGCCGCTGCTGGCTGCGCTGAGCCGTGCCACCCATATACAGAGCCTGTATCCGCGCATGCTGAGCGGGCACGGGCAGGGCCGCCTGCTGGCACTCATCAGCCGGCTGGTGCAGCCCCGCCGCATCCTGGAGATAGGCACCTTTACCGGCTACAGTGCCCTGTGCCTGGCCGAGGGCCTGCAGCCCCACGGGCAGCTGTACACCCTGGAGATAGAGCCCGAGAACGTGGACTTTGCCCGAACCTGGTTTGAAAAAGCCGGCGAGGCGGCCCGCATCCACTGCCTGCAGGGGCATGCCACCCAGCTGATACCCACCCTGGAGGGGCCATTTGACCTGGCCTTTATGGATGGGCGAAAGGAAGAATATCGAGATTACTATGAGGCCCTGCTGCCCAAAATGCGCCGGGGCGGACTGATACTAACAGACAATGTGCTGTGGAGCGGACAGGTTCTGGATAAAAAGCCTACCGACCCAGCCGCCCGCGCGCTGCAGGCTTTCAATATCTTTGTACTGCAAGACCCCCGGGTGTTCAATGTGCTGCTGCCGGTACGAGACGGGCTGATGATGAACCTGGTGGTGTAGCACACAGGCCGCGGGTGTACCCGCCGGGCAACTAGTTAGCTATAGTAAAACCAGGAATGAATTTGACTACAAAAAAGAATGCCCGGGTAGTGGCCTTTGTCCTATTCAGCTTTGGGTTATTCGGCCTGCACAGCCTGTGTGCCCGCCCTGCCGCCCCCCGCGTGCCCGAAACCCTGGTGTACTGTGGGCACACGCTACAGTTTACCCCCGCTGGCAGGGCTGCCATCCAGCAGCATGTAAACAAGCTGCACGCCAATACCCTGTACTTCCGAATCCTGGTGGAAAAGGCCAACCTCTACATGCCTTTTGTAGAGCATGCCCTGGAGCTGATGAATGTGCCCGAAGACCTGAAGTACATCTGCCTGCAAGAGAGCGCCCTGCAGGGCGATGCCGTTAGCAGCAGCAATGCCGTAGGCTTCTGGCAGTTCAAGCACTTTACCGCCGAGGAGGTGGGCCTTGTAATAAACGAGGGTGTAGACGAGCGCAAGCATATCTTTCGCAGCAGTGTGGGGGCTGCCCGCTACTTCAGCAAGAACTTTATCCGCCACCCAAACTGGGTATACAGCATCATTAGCTACTATGCCGGGGGCACGGGTGCCATTCCGTTTATCAATACCGACTACTACGGTGCTACCCACATGACTGTGGACGAGCAGCTGCATTGGTATGCGCAAAAGGCCATCGCACACAAGATTGCCTTCGAACCCTACCTGATTGGCGGCGGCACCGGCAAGCTGTGGCTACAGCCCGTGGCCAGTGGGGGCGAAACCAGTATATGGAAGATAGCAAAGGAGCAGGGCGTGGGTGTGGAGCAGCTGCGCACCTACAACCTGTGGATGAGCAGTAGCCCCCTGCCCACTGGCTACGAGGGCACGGTGTATGTGCCCCGGGCCGACCAGCCCTACGCCTTTCATGCCGACCCCTATGCCAGCCGCGTAACCCCCCTGCTGCCAGACCAGCCCGGTGTGCTGGGCCAATACGCCCAGCTGGCGCTGAACAAGCTGGAGCCCAAGCCCCAGCCCCAGCGACAGCCAGATGCCCTGCTGCCCCCTACGGCAGAGCAAGCAGAAAAAAGCCCCGAAGTACAGCATGCCCGAACGCTGGTGGCCAAATACCGAGACCTGCCCCAGCCCTACAGCCACGAGCGCCGAGAGTATGTGGCCAAGGAGCCCATGATGGGCCGTGCCTTCGCACTGGTTACGCCCAACTTTGGCCTGAAGGAGATCGCCGGTCAGTTTCAGGTGGAAGAAGACAAGCTACGTGCCCTGAATGGCCTGGGCTACTACGAGCAGGCCCAGCCAGGCACACTCATCTGGCTGATCAAGCCCCGCAGGTCGCCGGTGTACATCGTACAAAAGGAAACTACCCTGGCCGAGGTGAGTGCGGTGGTGCGCAGGCCGGTTTCGCGCCTGGCAGTCTACAACCAGCTGTCGATCGACGCCCGCCTACAGCCTGGGCAGAAGCTCTACACCCAGGCCCCACGCCCGGCCAACGAACCCCCTATCCGTTATCTGTTTACCGACGACCGGATAGACCTGACGGGCGAAGGGCGCGCCCCGGCTGGGCTCCCCACCGGCCACTAGCGCCCCGCAGCACGTGCCACCCGGCTTGCTAGCAGGCCCAGCGCCATCCGAAAATGGCGGTTACATCAGTTGGGCGGCGGCCGTGCCGATCTATACTCGGTTTGCTACCGGGTACACGGCTGCATCAGGCCTCCATGCGGCGGGCAATGCAGTGGTCGTACAGGTCTTTGGCCTCGGCTACAGAGATCAGGTCCGTGCCATCTAGCACCAGGCTATCGCCCCCGGTTTCGCCTAGCGGAGTGAAGGGTAGGTCTCCGCAGGCTTTCCGGATC
This region of Bacteroidota bacterium genomic DNA includes:
- a CDS encoding DUF4159 domain-containing protein — translated: MLSWLLLGPVGAGAQLASFKIAKLKYEGGGDWYANPSSLPNLFAFIRQHTRANLYLEEEVVEPGSSQIFQYPMIYMTGHGNVAFTDAEAANLRKYLLAGGFFLMDDNYGLYPYITREMKKVFPEYDFQEIPFTHPVYHQQFEFAQGIPKIHEHDGKPPQLFGILHEGRLLCLLTYEADLGDGWEDPEVHHNPEELRLKALQMGTNIVLYVLNH
- a CDS encoding O-methyltransferase, whose amino-acid sequence is MEFVEKSIQAYADAHTEPEPPLLAALSRATHIQSLYPRMLSGHGQGRLLALISRLVQPRRILEIGTFTGYSALCLAEGLQPHGQLYTLEIEPENVDFARTWFEKAGEAARIHCLQGHATQLIPTLEGPFDLAFMDGRKEEYRDYYEALLPKMRRGGLILTDNVLWSGQVLDKKPTDPAARALQAFNIFVLQDPRVFNVLLPVRDGLMMNLVV
- a CDS encoding transglycosylase SLT domain-containing protein, with amino-acid sequence MNLTTKKNARVVAFVLFSFGLFGLHSLCARPAAPRVPETLVYCGHTLQFTPAGRAAIQQHVNKLHANTLYFRILVEKANLYMPFVEHALELMNVPEDLKYICLQESALQGDAVSSSNAVGFWQFKHFTAEEVGLVINEGVDERKHIFRSSVGAARYFSKNFIRHPNWVYSIISYYAGGTGAIPFINTDYYGATHMTVDEQLHWYAQKAIAHKIAFEPYLIGGGTGKLWLQPVASGGETSIWKIAKEQGVGVEQLRTYNLWMSSSPLPTGYEGTVYVPRADQPYAFHADPYASRVTPLLPDQPGVLGQYAQLALNKLEPKPQPQRQPDALLPPTAEQAEKSPEVQHARTLVAKYRDLPQPYSHERREYVAKEPMMGRAFALVTPNFGLKEIAGQFQVEEDKLRALNGLGYYEQAQPGTLIWLIKPRRSPVYIVQKETTLAEVSAVVRRPVSRLAVYNQLSIDARLQPGQKLYTQAPRPANEPPIRYLFTDDRIDLTGEGRAPAGLPTGH